CCCACATCTCCGACTTCTGTTTGTCCGTATAAAACGTCCGCGTGCGGTACTTCATGATCAACACTCCATCTCTCCAAAAAGATTAAAGTGTTGCGACCACCCGTTGAATCCTCAGGACGAAGTTGCCCTTCGCCTGTCTAGGATCAAAGACCGCAAGCCGCCTAAAGCGGAAGGACAACTTGTGGTGCAGATCTGCGATAGCTGACCCTCACCGCTCCGGTCGTGAATTGGAAAACAGCGGAATAGCTGCTGTCAGCCGTCGCTCAGTCAACGGCAGTTTCAGGGGAACGTATCAGCGGTCTCAAAGTTGCTGGATTCGTCGCGGCGTTCTGCCTAACCTGTTTTCAAACATTGGAGGTATGAATTTGGAGCGCCGCCTCGCCGCGATACTTGCCGCCGACGTCGTTGGATACAGCCGCCTCATCCGTAATGATGAAGCCGGTACTCTGGAGATAGTCAAAGCGCATCGCGAACGTCTCTTTGAGCCAATTGTATCGGCACGGAACGGACGCATTGTAAAATTGATTGGTGATGGGCTGCTGATTGAATTTGCCAGCGCTGTTGAGGCCGTTCGTTGTGCCATCGAAATGCAGTACTTCGTCGGGATCGAGAACAAGGATCTTCCGGAAGATGCTCAGGTTCAATATCGGATAGGGCTCAATGTCGGCGACATCGTGGTTGATCAGGACGACATTCAGGGCGATGGCGTCAACATTGCCGCCCGGCTGGAAAGCTTGGCCGAACCTGCGGGCATCTGCATGTCGGTCAACGTCTTCGATCAGGTTAAGGACAAACTCGACCTCAACATCGAAGATGCGGGAATGCATCAGGTTAAGAACATGGCTGAGCCGTTGCACGTATTCAGTTTGGCGCTTGATGAAAAGGCCACGGCTTTAGCATCGCCCATTGTGCGGAGTGCAGCAAAGCCTGCACAACGTCGGATGGCAGTTGCCATCAGTGTCGTGCTCGCCTTGGCTTTGGGCGTAGCGGCATGGTGGCAGCCTTGGAGCCCCGCCGCAATATCTTCCGCCAATGGCGACCAATATCTGCCTGCGTCTGGCAAGCCGTCCATCGCGGTCATGGCTTTCGACAATCTGAACAACGATCCGACGCAAGATTACCTAAGCGATGGCCTGAGTGAGAACATTCTGACGGCGCTGTCCCGGTTCTCAGACTTTTTTGTCATCGCGCGCAATTCGACCTTTTTGTACAAGGATAAGCCTGTTGAAGTGCAGCAGATCGCGCAGGAACTCGGCGTGAGATATATCGTCGATGGCAGTGTTCAGATCGCAGGTGAACGCTTGCGCGCAAATGCACAATTGATCGATGCCACTACCGGCAAGCATCTCTGGGCCGAACAATACGACCGTGATCTGCTGGACATATTTGACGTTCAAGATGAGATTACCCGCACCGTCGCTTCGACGTTGAGCACGAGTATCAATCTGGCCGAGTATGACCGGTTAAAGCATCAGCCTACAGAAAGCCTCGGAGCTTATGAACTCTCCACACGTGCTCAGGAACACTCGCTTAGATTCAACGAGGCGGACAATATTCAAGCCCAGCGACTGAGTGAGCAGGCGATTGCGCTCGATCCGAACTTCGCGGGCGCATATGCCGAACTTGCTTGGGCTCATGCCTTTGGTTACCGCTTTGGTTGGAGCGAAGACCTTTCACGCGAGGAATCGCTGGATCTTGCCTTTGAAATGGCGAGAAAGGCGATCGATCTGGAGTCACTCGATTTCGCTGGCTATGCCGTTTTCGCTTATGTGACGATGTATAGCGGCGATCTCGACCGGGCGGTCACGCTGTATGACAAGGCTATTTCGCTAAATCCGAATTCCGCAGGTACCCTCGTGAACTCAACTGACCCTTTGGTCTATAGCGGACGAGCCGATGAAGCCGTTGAACGGATGCGGTCAGCGATCCGCCTCAACCCGCATCATCCGGACTGGTATCTGTGGAATCTGGGATGGGCACAGTATTTTGCAGAAGATTACGCAGGCGCTCTTGCTTCGATTGAAAAGATGAACGAGGTCCCGGATCGCCTAAGACGCACGCTTGCGCCGATACTCCTGCGGTTGGGGCGAGAAGAAGAAGCAAAAACGTTGATCGACGAATTTTTGGCAGACAACCCCAACTACAGCATCGAAGAGGCAAGGAAAGCACCGTTCGAAAGCGACGATTACCTCAACCGATGGCTGGATGACTTGCGCAGACTGGGGGTGCCGGAAACCACTGGTTAAATACTTGAGCCAGTATGTCAGTCGCGAGCAAGACAGCAAAGCGAGGGCTTTGGCAGCAATGCAGATTACTGCAATTCTGAGCACCCGGCCTGCCGCTCGACGTTATCAGCGCAAATGCCCGCAGCTGGAATCCGTTCAAGCTTTGCAAAGGTTACATTCTGCGCAGTCCTGCCGCTCGTGCCCTGCGCAGCATTCGGTACTCTGGGCTCCAACCGGACTTTCTTCACACGGCAGATGCTCATAGGATCAAGGTGCGCCATCCCAAAACCACCTTTCTCCCTACAAAACACGATTCCCCATTGTCATTCCCCTGCATCACACCTTAACTAGAGATACGGCCCGAGAGCGGGTCGGTGAGTTTCGCTGTTTCAAGCCCCTTGAGGCGTTGAAGCAACCGATTGGGCCTTGAGAGAGGCCATGAGACGCCAGCGCACCCACGGATACGATGCGGTGACGCGGCATATAAATTGGGGCAAAGGCCGAGGTCGATGCCCTGGAGAAGAACCGCGATGACGCGCGTGAGCACACAGATGTCTCCCAGCTGTGGCCGAGGAAATCGGCCCCGCCGCGCGTCTTATTTCGCTTTGAACAGACACGACCGACGCGCCTTACCTCCCCCAGGGCCAGGCGCGCGCGGGGCGTGCAACGGATTAAAATGGCTAAGAAAATGCTTATCGACGCCACCCACGCGGAAGAAACCCGCGTTGTGGTGGTGGACGGAAACAAGGTTGAGGAATTTGACTTTGAGTCCGAGAACAAACGCCAGCTTGCTGGCAACATCTACCTTGCAAAAGTAACACGGGTCGAACCGTCGCTTCAGGCGGCCTTTGTGGACTATGGCGGCAATCGCCATGGGTTCCTCGCCTTTACGGAAATTCATCCCGATTACTATCAGATCCCGGTCGCAGATCGCGAAGCGCTCATCGAAGAAGAGCGCGCCTATGCCGAGGCGATGAAGGCGCGCGACGAGGAAGAAGAGAAAAAGCCCAAACGCACGCGCCGCCGCCGATCAAAGGCGGCCAAAACCGAGGCTGAGGATGCGGTTGTGACAGGTGAAGTCTCTGGCATGGAGACCATAGACCTAGAAGACGGCGAAGGCGCAGAAGCAGACAGCGACAGCGAGGAAGGGCTGTCTCCAATGGAGACCGTCGCAGAGACGCCCGTTGAAGAACCCGAAGATGCTCAGGAAGAGGCCTCTGAGACCCAGCCTGACGATGTAGAAGACGACGTATCCAAGGGTGATGAGACCGCGGACGCCGAGGGCGACGACGACTCAGACGACGAAGACAAGTCCGGTAAGCGCTCGGATGCGTCCTCAAAGGACGAATCCATCGAGTCTGTGGCAGATGAAGATGACCAGGATGACATCCGTCCGCCGCGCAAACCCCGCCCACGTCGCTACAAGATCCAGGAAGTGATCAATGTGCGCCAGATCCTTCTGGTGCAGGTTGTTAAGGAAGAGCGCGGCAACAAGGGCGCTGCACTCACGACCTATCTGTCGCTCGCTGGTCGGTATTGCGTTCTCATGCCCAACACCGCACGAGGCGGTGGGATCAGCCGCAAGATCACCAATGCTGCGGATCGCAAGAAGCTCAAGGAAATCGCCAACGAGATCGACGTGCCGCAAGGTGCGGGCCTGATTGTGCGCACGGCAGGGGCCAAGCGAACCAAGGCCGAGATCAAGCGGGACTACGAGTACCTGCAGCGGCTTTGGGAGCAAATTCGTGAGCTGACGCTGAAATCTATCGCGCCTGCGAAGATTTACGAGGAAGGCGACCTCATCAAACGCTCGATCCGTGATCTCTATAACCGTGAGATCGACGAGGTCCACGTGGAAGGCGAGCGCGGCTATCGCATCGCCAAGGACTTCATGAAAATGATCATGCCGTCCCATGCCAAGAACGTGAAACACTACAACGAGGCGTTGCCGCTTTTTGCGCGTTATCAGGTCGAAAGCTACCTCGCGGCGATGTTCAACCCCACGGTGCAGCTCAAATCGGGTGGCTATATCGTCATCGGCGTGACCGAGGCGCTTGTCGCCATCGATGTGAACTCTGGCCGGGCCACAAAGGAAGGCTCAATCGAGGACACTGCGCTCAAGACCAACCTGGAAGCCGCCGAGGAAGTGGCCCGTCAGCTGCGCCTGCGTGACCTTGCGGGCCTAATCGTGATCGACTTCATCGACATGGATGAGCGCAAGAACAACTCTGCCGTTGAAAAGCGCATGAAAGACCGGCTCAAGACCGACCGTGCGCGCATTCAGGTGGGCCGTATTTCCGGCTTTGGCCTCATGGAGATGAGCCGTCAGCGCCTACGCCCCGGTATGATTGAGGCCACGACGCAGCCGTGCCCGTCTTGCCATGGCACTGGTCTCATTCGGTCGGATGACAATCTTGCGCTCAGCATCCTGCGTCAGATCGAGGAAGAAGCCACCCGCAAACGTTCGCGCGAGGTGCTGGTGAAATGCCCGGTGGGGATTGCCAACTTCCTGATGAACCAGAAACGCGAACGCGTGGCGCATATCGAGGCTGCCTATGGTCTTTCGGTCCGCATTGAGGGTGATCCTGCATTGATCAGCCCCGATTTCAGCCTCGAGAAGTTTAAAACCGCAACACGGGTGGTGAAAGCTGCCGAGACGGTTGTGTCGGCAGGCAGCGCGCTGCTTGATGATCTGGATATTCCCGATGAGGAAGAAGAGACTGCTGTCGAGTCCGTAGAGACGGATCCTGATGCAGAAGAGCGCCCAAAGAAGCGCCGTCGCCGTCGCCGTCGCCGGTCGCGCAACAAGAACAACAACCAGGGTGAAGACGCGAATACCGCTGAAGAGAATGGTGAGAATTCCGAGGCCCAGGCCGAAGAGGGCGGTGAGGCCTCGGCGCCTGAAACTCCATCTGACGCCGAAACGGATGCGCAGCCCGAGGAAAATCCAAAGCGCAAGCCGAGGTCCAGGTCTCGCAAGAAAAAGAGAGCGAAGACACCGAAAGCGCGCCTGAGGCGGAAGAGGCGAAGCCGGAAGCAGAAGAGGCCAAGGCGGAGCCGGACGCGGAGCCTGAAAAGCCAAAGCGCAAGCCCCGCACGCGCAAGAAAAAGGTGGATGCCGAGGCTGAAGCGATTGAAGTACAAGATGCAACAGAGGCTGAACCCGTGGCCGAAACTCCGGCCGAACCGGAGCCGGAAGCACCCAAGAAACGCACCCGCACGCGCAAGCCTAAGGCTGAGCCAGCCCCAGAACCAGTGGCTGAGGCAGCCCCGGAGCCTGTAGCGGCAGAAGAAAGCGCCAAGCCCAAACGCAAGGGGTGGTGGTCAGTCGGCTAGTCCCGGACGGCCCTAGAGTTGAAAACAGCGTCTCTTTGAGGCGCTGTTTTGCATTCCGGCGTAATATCAGACCGCTTTGCGCACGAGATAGGCCTGATGGCCCCCGGCCTCGGTGATCTCAACCAATTCGTGGCCTGCTTCAGCACAGAAATGCGGCACGTCGACAACCGCTGCCGGATCATCCGCCAAAAGGCAGGCCGTGTCGCCTATTTTCAATGATTTGATACGCTTGCGCAGTTTCAGCACAGGCAGGGGGCATAACAGCCCTCGGGCATCTATCGTTTCTTCCCAATTCATGATGTGCACTTATGTCCTTGGTCACGGCCTGTCCACAGAGATGTGACTTTTAGCCGGGTGACGTTACAGGGCAAATCAAATAGATAGAGCACATGTTCGGGATAGAGATCATAGACGCAGCCTTGCTGCCTGCCATGATGGTCGCCTTGGTGGCGGGCGTATTTTCTTTCCTCAGCCCCTGTGTGCTGCCCATTGTGCCACCTTATCTGGCCTATATGAGCGGCGTGTCGGTTACCGACCTCAACGAACAGTCCGCGGCGCGCAACAAGGCAATTGTCCCGGCACTTTTCTTTGTTTTGGGGCTCTCAACGGTCTTTCTGTTCCTTGGCTTCGCGGCATCCGCCGCCGGGCGTGCTTTTTTACAATACCAAAGCTATTTCAATGTGTTGGCGGGCGTTATTGTGATGGGATTCGGGGCGCATTTTATCGGCATTTACCGCATCAAGATCCTCGACCGGGAAGCGCGCCTTGATGTGGGCGATCAGGGTGGATCGTCGTCGGGGGCGTATATCCTTGGCCTCGCCTTTGCCTTTGGCTGGACGCCTTGCATCGGTCCGCAGCTGGGCGCGATCCTGTCTCTGGCCGCCTCTGAGGCCTCCGTGACACGCGGCACCTTCCTTCTGGGTGTTTATGCGGTGGGTCTTGGCGTGCCTTTTCTGCTTTTTGCTATTTTCCTGCCCAGGCTTGGGGGTCTTATGTCCTGGATGAAACGTCATATGGAGCAGATTGAGAAAATCATGGGGCTGCTGCTCTGGACCATCGGATTGCTCATGCTCACGGGAGGTTTCTCGGCCTTCTCCTACTGGCTGCTCGAAGTTTTCCCTGCTTTGGCCTATGTCGGCTAGGCTCTACCGCTGACACAAAGACTACGCTAACCTGCCTCGCAACAGAGGTCCGGAATGAGCAGTCAAACCACCCCGCAAATCCGCACGCGCCGCGTGTTCTACATTCCGGGATATGACCCGTTTCCGCCCCGGCGTTATCGTGAGCTGTATCGCAAGGAAAGCACGGCACAGGCAAAGGTGTCCGAGTACGACATCGCGCTGAAACCTCAAGCTGAGGGGGCGGGCCGCTACGGATGGCACGTAGACGCCAAGATTGATGGGCAGAACGTGGCCACCGATGTCACGGTTCTGATGTGGTCGGACATTGTTCAGAACAGCATGGAACGCGGGATTGCTGGGACCTATGTCCTGCTGCTGCGCACCGCTTGGACATACATCGCGTCAGGCGCTCTCTTTCGGCTCATGCGGCTACGCAAGGGGCCGGTGATTGCTGCGCTTTATCCCGTTGGGTTTCTCCTGGTGCAACTCATCTTGTCCTTTGTCGCCGGTGCCGCCACGATCTGGTTGGGCAAGACATACCTGGTTCCGTGGTTAGGGCAGTTCGGGGATGCGGCCTCGGGTATCGCGGGTGTTGTTGTCTTTGTTGGAGTTCTGAAGTGGTTCAAAGCGCAGGATGCCAGGTTCTTTGCCTATTACCTGATGCATGACTACGCGTATTCGGCGCAATTCAAGGGGGCCAATCCGCCGGAGCTTGAGGCGCGGATGGTGGAGTTCGTGGAAGAAGTCGCCGAAGCTTTGAAAAGTGATGTTGATGAGGTGCTTGTGGTGGGTCATTCCTCGGGTGCGCATTTGGGGGTGTCCATTCTGGCCGATCTGGTGCGCACCAAAGGCGTTCCCGAAATGAGCCCGATCCTGTCATTTCTGACATTGGGACAAGTCGTTCCGATGGTGTCTTTCCTTCCTAAATCGCATCGGTTGCGGGCCGATCTGCAAGTCATGAGCGCGCAAACGCAAATTCCCTGGGTCGACGTGACTGCACCCGGAGATGGCTGTGCCTTTGCGCTCTGTGATCCGGTGAGCGTGTCGGGTGTCGCACCTGAAGGTAAATTCTGGCCGCTGGTGATCTCTGCTGCGTTCACGCAAACGCTGAGTCCCGAGCGCTGGCGTGCGCTGCGTTGGCGGTTTTTCCGGCTACATTTTCAGTATCTCTGCGCGTTTGACCGTCCTGGGGATTACGATTATTTCCAGATCACCGCCGGGCCGCTGAGCCTTGGGGCACGCTACGCCGAACGGCAACCCTCACCCAGTCGGATCGAGACACCCGCGTCGCGCTACACGAGCGTGACTGCATGACCCTGCCGCCCAAACCGGCATCGCGTGAGGGGCGCGTGTCTCTCTGGCGCTATATGCGTTTGTTCAAGCAAGATCTGCTCTCGGCGCAGCCTGCGAGGCTCTACCGCGCTTGGATGGCCGAATTCCGCACGCCGTTCTTTCGATCATACCTGTGCAATCAACCTGATCTCGTTAATCTGGTGCTGAAAGAGCGCCCCGATGACTTCCCCAAGTCGGACCGTATTCGCGAGGGGCTAGCGCCTTTGCTGGGCAATTCGGTGTTTGTCACCAACGGCGAGACATGGAAGCGGCAGCGGCGAATTATCGACCCCGCGTTTGAAGGCGGGCGGTTGCGTGACACGTTCCCGGCGATGCTGGCCGCAGGACAGGGAGCAGTGACGCGTTTGGCAGACATGGCGGATGGTTCGCCCTTGGAAATCGAGGCACAGACCAGCCATGCGGCGGCCGATGTAATTTTTCGCACGCTGTTTTCGCTGCCCATTGAGGATGAACTGGCCGCTCAAGTGTTTGAGGCGTTTCGCGCCCATCAACGCACGCAACCAGTGGTCAATCTGGCCGCTTTGCTGCCTCTGCCGAAATGGATGCCGCGCCCTCACCGGCGAGAAACGCGTGACACCGCGCGGCACATTCGGGCGCTCATCACGCAAATGACGGAACAGCGCATGATCGAGATCAAGGCGGACAACGCGCCGAATGATCTGGCAACAAAGATCATGACGACGGCTGATCCGATAACAGGTCAACGCTTTGAGACCGAGGAAATGGTTGATCAGGTGGCCATTTTCTTTCTCGCTGGTCACGAGACTAGCGCGTCGGCGCTGGCCTGGGCGCTGTATCTTCTGGCGATGTTCCCCAACTGGCAGGACCGCGTGGCTGAGGAGGTGGGGGATGGCGAGATCGGTTTTTCCGACATTGCGCGGCTGAAGAAAACACGTGATGTGTTCCGCGAAACCTTGCGGCTTTATCCGCCGGTACCGATGATGGTACGTGAGGCGGCATGCCCGGAGCGGTTCCGAGATCGCGACGTGCGCCAGGGCAGTCAGATTGTGTTGAGCCCTTGGCATCTGCATCGCCATGAACGACTTTGGGAGCAGCCGGATGAGTTTGATCCCGGACGGTTTGACAGTGAGAACGGCAAAAGCGGTCTGCGCGAGGCGTATATGCCGTTCTCGGCTGGGCAACGCGTGTGCACGGGGGCAGGGTTTGCGATGATCGAAGGCGTGCTTTTACTGGCGCTCCTGGTGCGCGCCTACCGGTTTGACCTTGTGCCAGAGCGGCCTGCCATGCCGGTGGCGCATCTAACGGTGCGGGGCAAGGACGGGATTTGGCTGAAGGTTACGCCTCGAAATTGACGGGGAAATCCTTTCAGAAAGGATTTCCCAAAAGCCTTCAGAAGGCTTTTGGGTCAGTAAAGAACCTGAACACGGTCATTGTTGCAGAAGATGACAATCTGCCCGGAGTTCTCTACGGCGTGATACCCGCGGCGCTGCACTTCCCTCAAAAAATGGCTGCGTCCGACAATGCGCTCTACATCCCGCGTGCTGCGGCGCACCACGCCGCCTACGCGTGCGGCCTTGGCGTCGAAGATTTTTTGCATCCAGATGTCAGCAGGCAGCATGAGGTGTAGATGGGACATGCGTTTAAAATGCGTGGGGCAGGTTAAAGTGCAGTTAACCGCGATAGTGGCGCAGCACGAACACCCGGATGGCCGAGGCCAGTCCGATCTCAACCCCGCGCGCCTCGTCTATTTCCGCAGCGAGTGCATTGATCGGTTGTCCGCGCTCAGCTGCAATGTCCCGAAAGGCCTGCCAGAACTCATCTTCCAAAGACACGCTGGTGCGGTGTCCGCGCAAACTGAGCGAGTGTTTAACAGGCCGTCCGCTCATTCGTCGCGCCGATGCTGCTCCAGCGTTTCGCGCGCTTTTTGCGAACGCGTTGCGTCCAGCTCTTTTTCCGCCTTGGTTCGCCCGAACTTCGCCGCGTTCTCATCAGCCCTCGCACGGCGGTCTACGCGCGTCCGGGCCTTGCGGACCTGGTTGAGGTTGACGGGTTTGCTCATGCGTCCTTCGGGCCGATCATATCCTCGGGACGCACCACGCGGTCAAAGGTTTCTTCGTCGACAAAGCCAAGCGCAATCGCCTCTTCCTTCAGCGTCGTGCCGTTCTTATGCGCGGTTTTGGCGACCTTGGTGGCGTTGTCATACCCAATGGTCGGCGCCAACGCCGTGACCAGCATCAGGCTTTCTTTCATCAGCTTGTCGATGCGCGGTTCATTGGCCTGAATGCCCAAAAGCATCCGTTCGGTAAAGCTGTCCGCGGCATCGCCCAAAAGCTGGATCGACTGCAGCAGGTTGTAGGACATCATCGGGTTGTAGACGTTCAACTCAAAATGACCTTGGGATCCGGCAAATTTCATTGCGGCATCATTGCCCATAACATGCGCGGCCACCTGCGTCAGCGCCTCTGCCTGTGTCGGGTTCACCTTGCCCGGCATGATGGACGAGCCCGGTTCATTTTCCGGTAGGATCAATTCGCCCAGACCAGACCGTGGACCAGAGCCCAGGAACCGGATGTCATTGGCAATCTTGTAGCAGCTGCCCGCCACGGTTGCCAAAGCCCCTGACATGAACACCATGGCGTCATGCGCAGCCAAGGCTTCGAACTTGTTAGGCGCCGTGACAAAAGGAAGCCCGGTGATCTCCGCCATATTGGCCGCCACGGTCTCGCCCCAGCCGTGCGTGGTGTTCAGACCCGTGCCCACCGCTGTACCGCCCTGGGCCAGTTCGTAAATACCTGGCAGGCAGGCCTCGACGCGGGCAATACCCTGTCGGATCTGATGCGCGTAGCCGGAAAATTCCTGCCCAAGCGTAAGCGGCGTGGCGTCTTGCGTATGGGTGCGACCGATCTTGATGATGTCTTTGAATTCCTCGGATTTCCGCTCCAGTCCGGCCAAAAGTTTCTGCAGCCCCGGCAAAAGTACATCGCGCACGCTCATCGCCGTTGCGATATGCATGGCTGTGGGGAAAGTGTCGTTCGAGGACTGTCCCATGTTGCAGTGATCATTGGGATGCACGGGGTCCTTGGAGCCGATTGTGCCGCCCAGGATTTCAATCGCGCGGTTGGCGATAACCTCATTGGCATTCATGTTGGATTGCGTGCCAGAGCCGGTTTGCCAGACAACCAGCGGGAAGTGATCATCCAGCTTGCCATCCACCACTTCACTGGCCGCCTGAATGATCGCATCCCCCAGCTTGGCGTCTAATGCGCCAGAGGCTTTGTTAGCCATCGCGCAGGCCTGTTTGATCACCCCAAGCGCACGCACGATCGCGACGGGTTGTGTCTCCCATCCGATGGGGAAGTTCATCAAAGACCGCTGTGTCTGCGCACCCCAGTATTTCTCGCTGAGAACCTCCAGAGGGCCGAAACTATCGGATTCGGTGCGCGTCTTGGACATGGTGGTGATCTCCGTCGGAATTGCCATGCCCTGTCTTACCGGAACGGTGGCGAAGTTCAATCACCCGCAACGTTCACGATCCGGGACATTTTGCTATTTGCGGAAACTGTCGAGGCTGACCACATCCGCTTCGTCGGCTGTCTCGGGTTCCGGGGCTGCGACCTCTTCATCGCTGCTGTCAGTTTGGGACGCTGTGTCTTCTTCGTCCTCGTCTTCCTGCGACTCAAACCGCAGACCAAATTCCACAGACGGGTCAACAAAAGTCTGGATCGCGTCATAGGGGATATACAGATTCTCCGGTTGATCCCCGAAATTCAGTGTCACGGAAAAGCCGTCATCTGTCACTGTCAGATTGTCGAACCAATGCTGCATCACCACAGTCATTTCACTGGGATATCGTTCTTTCAACCAATCGGCGATATTGGTCTCAGGATGTGTGGTCTCAAACGTGATAAAGAAATGGTGCGCGCCAGGCAGACCATTGTCACGCACATCGCAAAGCACATCCTGAATCAGGTTGCGCATCGCGCGGTGCATCAGTTTTCCGTAATCGATGGAGCGCGTCATTTACCACCCTTCGGTCGTACTGCGACTCAGCATAGGGAATTTACGGCAAAACAAAAGGGCTCAGAGACCGAAGATCGGCTGTGAAATGCCCGCAAGAGTAGCCATTGCGAGAAGCGTGGGCACCATGGGCCATCGCAACTTGAGAAAGATCAAGGCAGCGAGGGCTATGAGAACGGCGTTGAACCATAACAGGCTGTCTATCTCGGGCAGGGGACCGAAACGCGTTTGCGGCACTTGCGCAAAGAGCACATGCAAAGTGAACCAGACGGCAAGGTTCAGGATAACCCCCGCCACGCTGGCGGAAATGGCGTCAAACGCACCTTTGAGCCGCGGGCGGGCAAGCAGGGCCTCCACATAGGGTGCTGCGACGAAAATCCAAAGGAAGCATGGGATGAACGTGACCCATAGCGTTATGACCGCTGCTGCTAGCGCCAGACCCGGCCCGCCAGTTTGAAAGCCGGTCAGAAAAGCGGTGAACTGTGTGACCAGGATCAGGGGGCCGGGCGTGGTTTCTGCCAGGCCCAGGCTGTCGATCATCTGATCGGTGGTGAGCCAACCATAGGATTGCACGATCTCCTGCGTCATGTAGGCCAGCACGGCATAGGCGCCGCCAAAGGTCACGATGGCCAGTTTCGAGAAAAACAGCGCCATGTCGAGCAGCAGGTCGGCCTCGATGAGCCAAAGAAGCCCGATAGGGGCCGCCCAAAGTGTTCCCCAGATCGCAACTGTGCTGAGAGTTGCTGGGCGTTCCGTTACGGGCGTTTGCGAGGTTGGTTCTGCGGCGGGTTCAGACAAGACCCAGCCTATGAGGGCCGCGCAGGCGATTATGATTGGGAATGGCACGGACAGAAAGAAGATCGCGATAAACGCCGCAAGGGCCAGACCGCGGGAAAGGCCAGAGGTAAGCGCGCGGCGCGCCAATTTGAAAAGCGCCTGAAAAACGATGACCACAACAGCGGCCTTGATGCCCATGAACGCG
This DNA window, taken from Roseovarius sp. S88, encodes the following:
- the chrA gene encoding chromate efflux transporter, whose amino-acid sequence is MMQVSTSELIRVFGRIGVLSFGGPAAQISLMQTELVDRHKWLTEDQFLKALSFCMLLPGPEAMQLATYAGWRLRGVPGGLLAGLLFVLPGALVITALGFGYAYFGQVPLVQTAFMGIKAAVVVIVFQALFKLARRALTSGLSRGLALAAFIAIFFLSVPFPIIIACAALIGWVLSEPAAEPTSQTPVTERPATLSTVAIWGTLWAAPIGLLWLIEADLLLDMALFFSKLAIVTFGGAYAVLAYMTQEIVQSYGWLTTDQMIDSLGLAETTPGPLILVTQFTAFLTGFQTGGPGLALAAAVITLWVTFIPCFLWIFVAAPYVEALLARPRLKGAFDAISASVAGVILNLAVWFTLHVLFAQVPQTRFGPLPEIDSLLWFNAVLIALAALIFLKLRWPMVPTLLAMATLAGISQPIFGL